GTCCGGAAAAGCCTGCAGTAAAGATGGACGGCTGGGGGCGAGTCGTCATTGCCGGGGACAGGGTAGGTGATGAGGCACGGGTTGCAGTTGGTGTCTACGATGCCGACGGTGGGGATGCTCATCTTGGCAGCATCTCTCACGGCCACGTGGGGCTCAAAGACATTGTTAAGTGTGTGCAAGAAGATGATGAGGTCTGGTAGGCGGACCATGGGCCCAAAGAGGAGTGGGGCATTGGTCAGCAGACCGCCCTTGAAGTAGCGGGTATGGGCGTACTCGCCACAGTCCTGGGCCGTGTTCTCAATCAGGTGTGTGAACTGCCGGTTACGGCTCACAAACAGGATGATGCCCTTGCAGTAGGCCACGTGGGCagtgaagttcaaagccagctggaggTGCGAGGCTGTTTGTTCCAGGTCGATGATGTCCTGGTCCAGGCGGCTCCCAAAGATATATGGCTCCATAAACCTGTTGGTGATCCCACCAGGGCCAGCATGATTAGGGGTCATGCACTTTTCCTGTGCACTGATGCCCACCAGTGACCCCCAGCTCCTCTGTGGGGGCACTGAAGGCTAGGAGGCGCAGTTTGCATCTGTCCCCATGAAAACAGATGGCAGTGAGGACCTGTCCAGGGAGTGACAAACCAGGGACGTAGGACAGTGGAGGTGAGAGCCAGGCTGCAGGCACTTACAAGCCTTGGTGTGTGGCCCAACCTGTCCCACCCTGGGACATCCAGATAGGACTGTCTGGATGTTCAAACACAACTCAGACAGGGCACTATGCCTGTGCTATTTGCTTGGCAGCCACTTCTGTTATTCTTCCATGTGACCTCTTCACTGGGGTGGCCAAACTGCAGAGGACCCAAGCTGTTCCTCCCCCAGGTCTCCTCTCATTTTCCATCATCTCTATAAATGGCACCAAGGCCTGCGCCATGCTGGGTGTCTTAAGACCCCTGCCCTGCCCCAAACCCAACCCCACACTGCCTTGAGCCTACTCACTGCTCTGGCTCTCCACCACCAGTGGAGAGGCTCTTCTGCCTGGGAGTCCACAATCACCTCCCTCTCTGGTTTGCCACCTGTTCCTCCAATCCTTTTCCCACCCAGCAGTCAGAACGGCCATAAAGAAATACCTGACTAGTAACTATCTCCCCACAGCGTAGAAGGTACTGCAGAATCCAGTACAGGCCCATATCACTGCCTGCCTATCTGCAGCAGTCCCAGCTGAGCCTATGAGTCTCACAGAAGGAGCACAGAAGAATAAATTACGGTGCCTCCTGGGGCTCAGTGGTCCCACTGGAAGGTGAGGGACTGTGCTCACAAAAACTGACATAGGCCTGTATAAGGTCCACTGACCATCATGGGGACACACCCAGCCAGGGTGGTTACCTGTGCCTGCAGCCGGCCTTGTGTCCCAGGTGCACACGGGCATCGAAGAGGCTCTTCAGAGAGAACAGCTCCTTGATGTTGAAGAAGTCAGCATGCTTGAGGGGCTCATTCAGGACTTTCTCCTGGAGATCTAGggcaaggaggaggagaggacacTGTGGTGACCCACCACCAGTGCTACCACCTCCCAAGTGTCTCTGGGAGTGAGGGCCAGGGCCGGGGAGGGGGAGAATCCCCGGGAAGGATCTGGAAGCCTCAGGAGGTCCTTTCAGGAAACTGAGGGCAATGCTTGATGGTGACTGTGCTACTGTGTAAACTGCTCAGCCCTGTCTCTTGTCCTTGTAAAGCAGAGGACAAAAGGAGAGATGCTCAGTTGGCTTCCGGGTCTCCCTGGCCTCCCAGCCATCAGGCCTGGCACTGGGACTCGATGACCGTGAGGGCGACCCACCCTCTACCGTGGGCTCCGAACACCGCCCCCTCCCCGGGCGGCTGGCACCCCGGCTCAGCCCCTGCCCGTTACCGCCGCCGTCCTGGGGCTCGCTGACCGCGGGGGCCAGGGCGCCTCCCAGCGTCCTGCTGTGCAGCCTGGCCGGGCCCGGGGCCGCCTTCGCGAGGAAACCGGGCCAGCACCTCCAGGGCCGGACACCTGCGGGGAGAGAGCCTGTGGCGCCGCGCCCCTCGGACCCCCCGACCTCGGGGTCCCCGCGCCCCTCGGATCCCAGGTACCCGCGCCCCTCGGATCCCCCGACCTCGCGGTCCCCGTGCCCCTCAGATCCCGGGTCCCCGCGCCCCTCGGCTCCCACGACCTCGGGGTCCCCTCGCCCCTCGGATCCCCCGACTTCGCTGTCCCCGTGCTCCTCGGATCCCGGGCCCCCGCGCCCCTCGGATCCCCCGACCTCGCGGTCCCCGCTCCCCTCGGATCCCGGGTCCCCGCGCTCCTCAAATCCCACGACCTTGGGGCCCCCGTGCCCCTTGGATCCTGGGGTCCCCGAACCCCCCCTCCGCCCCGGCTTCCCGGGCTCCGCGGCGCTCACCCGCGCACAGCAGCCGGGACAGCGCGGGCCGAGCGGACGCCATGGCGGGCGCGTGGACCGGGACGCGGCGGCGGCTCCTCCTGCATCGCCGGCCGCAGCGCCACCCGCAGGCGGGGAGGACCGCGCGCCCGGCTTCCGCCGCGCCTGCTCCCCGCAGAGGAGCCGGCCGAGGAGGCACCCGCAGGGCGATGGGGACTCTTGACCTCTGCCAAGTGCAGGGCAGCCTCTTGCTGTCCACGATCGTTTTCAGTGTTTGGACAGAATCTGGCTTAGGGGAATTCCGTGCCGTGAACGTGGCAACAACTCTGGTCTCCAGGAGAGGGGGGACGAGAGGTTACCCTGGTCTCCAGGAGCCAGGTGCAGCCCTGGCGTGCACAGTGGCTGGGAAATTGCTGCTTGCAATTTAAATCCTATTCGCTGGTGAAGGCCCAGGGCTTTGGGTTTCATTTGCCCCAATCCGTTGCCTGGGGACAATACCCGATGTGCCCAATAGTCCCAGAGAGACCCCCGCGTCCAGCCCAGGGCCCTGCAGTGAGCTACAGGCTTGGAGCTCCCCCGTGCTACAGATCGGAACTCGTCTCCGATCCGCGCGGCCCTTTGTTATTCTACTCGGAAGGTTCTAGACCGCAGAGGGGCCTAGGCGCCTTTAAGGACCCGAGCCTCCGGGTCAGGTGACGCCGTCGCCTAGCAACGTGACGCCGCACTGCCGCCTTTGGCCTTGGCTGTCCACAGCTAGGTTCCTGCTAGAGGCCAAATGTCGGCGGAAAGCCCCCGAGAGTGCGAGGAAAAACCCCTAGAGTGTGGGGAGAAACCCCAAGAGGGCAAGGAAAAACCCCAAGGCTGCACGGGTCCTGTAGAGCCGAAGGTCAAGGCCCCAGAGAAGACCTGTGACTACTACCGCGTGAGCAAGCACCTGCCGGTCAGGTTCAACAACCCCGGATGGTTTCGGGGCTACAGGTGAGGAAGACGAGGAGGTCAGGGTTCTCCGGGCATGGGCAGCAGCGGGTGCTCAGCCAGTCCTGTGTGGGAGGCCTCTCCAGGGCCCCCAAGCTCCTGCAGAGGTGCAAAGGAGCCAGAGATCAGCCAGGTGGCTTGCGGTGCCCTCATCACCGCCAGCCGGTCCCGAAGTGCTCCCCAAAGCTCCCACAGCCCTGACTGTGAGCGGCGGAGTGGGGAGACCCCAGTGGAAGTCACAGAACTCCCTTGGTTCTGGCCCTAGCTCCACTGTCTGTGACCAGGGTGTCTCCTCTCCACCTGAAATTTCTCTGCCAGAAGCGGGTACTTGAGCGGCTGTGAGGGTTACAGGGCAGCCAGGTGTAGGAAATAATAAGAAACCTGAATTGGGGCAGGTCAGGTGTCAGCACCTTCTTGCCCTCCT
Above is a genomic segment from Castor canadensis chromosome 13, mCasCan1.hap1v2, whole genome shotgun sequence containing:
- the Mrps2 gene encoding small ribosomal subunit protein uS2m; this encodes MASARPALSRLLCAGVRPWRCWPGFLAKAAPGPARLHSRTLGGALAPAVSEPQDGGDLQEKVLNEPLKHADFFNIKELFSLKSLFDARVHLGHKAGCRHRFMEPYIFGSRLDQDIIDLEQTASHLQLALNFTAHVAYCKGIILFVSRNRQFTHLIENTAQDCGEYAHTRYFKGGLLTNAPLLFGPMVRLPDLIIFLHTLNNVFEPHVAVRDAAKMSIPTVGIVDTNCNPCLITYPVPGNDDSPPAVHLYCRLFRTAIKRAKEKRRQMEALYRLQGLKEAEGQVTTDPPSRADVVRSL